From Vigna unguiculata cultivar IT97K-499-35 chromosome 5, ASM411807v1, whole genome shotgun sequence, the proteins below share one genomic window:
- the LOC114184239 gene encoding putative lipid-binding protein At4g00165, with protein sequence MNPNHSKAVCTFILLNLFFIGCFAWDNLPCPPKSATPPPSTAPQKCPINTLKFGVCGSWLGLVREEIGSKPSEKCCSVVKGVADLEAALCLCTAIKANVLGSVKLKVPVAVTLLINACGKKVPSGFVCA encoded by the coding sequence atgaatccAAACCACTCAAAGGCTGTTTGCACTTTTATACTgctcaatttgtttttcatcGGTTGTTTTGCATGGGATAATCTCCCTTGTCCTCCAAAATCCGCTACCCCACCACCTTCCACTGCACCGCAGAAATGCCCCATCAACACGCTCAAGTTTGGTGTTTGTGGAAGTTGGTTAGGGTTGGTAAGAGAAGAAATTGGAAGTAAACCAAGCGAGAAGTGTTGCAGCGTGGTGAAAGGTGTGGCTGATCTTGAAGCGGCACTGTGTTTGTGCACTGCTATTAAGGCCAATGTGCTGGGATCTGTCAAGCTCAAAGTTCCTGTTGCTGTTACTTTGCTCATTAATGCTTGTGGGAAGAAGGTTCCCTCTGGATTTGTCTGTGCTTAg
- the LOC114183188 gene encoding cytochrome P450 83B1-like, producing MVLLLFIIFSLSVMAAIILNNQRAKKKPSKPRPPGPRGLPIIGNLHQIDSSKLNIQLEQLSKVYGPLFSLKLGFKKAIVVSSAKLAKDILKDHDIDVCTRPPSRGPLKLTYNGQEMIFSPFNDYWREIRKICVVHFFSSKRSSSFSSVRKSEVKQMMEILSGHARSSKLTNLSELMMSVSSGIICRVAFGRKYDEEGAERSRFHGLLKDSQAMLLSFFVSDYIPFLGWIDKLTGLFGRLENTFKALDVFFQEVIDDHLDPNRVKQNEEDEDIVDVLLELKKQGHLSIDLTHDQIKAIILDILVAGTDTTAATSVWVMTGLMKNPRAMAKAQEEIRNACGKKEFIEEEDVEKLVYLQAVIKETLRFYAPTPLLPREAIRSFTVDGYEIEAKTILYVNGWAIQRDPEAWKDPEEFWPERFLKSGIDFKGHDFEFIPFGAGRRICPGISLGITSVELITANLLNSFQWELPAGMKPEHIDTEGLPGLARHKKNHLFAFANKRI from the exons ATGGTGCTACTTTTGTTCATTATCTTTTCTCTTTCGGTTATGGCTGCGATCATCCTGAACAACCAGAGAGCCAAAAAGAAGCCATCAAAACCACGTCCACCAGGACCAAGAGGCCTTCCTATCATTGGCAATCTTCACCAAATTGATAGTTCAAAATTGAATATCCAACTGGAGCAGCTCTCAAAGGTGTATGGTCCCCTTTTCTCCCTCAAATTAGGCTTCAAGAAAGCCATTGTTGTTTCCTCTGCAAAACTAGCAAAGGACATCCTTAAAGACCACGACATCGATGTCTGCACCAGGCCTCCCTCACGTGGCCCTCTAAAACTCACGTACAACGGCCAAGAGATGATTTTCTCTCCCTTCAACGACTACTGGagagaaattagaaaaatctgtGTGGTCCATTTCTTCAGCTCCAAACGGAGCTCCAGCTTTTCCAGTGTGAGAAAATCTGAAGTCAAACAGATGATGGAGATTTTATCTGGGCATGCTCGTTCTTCCAAACTAACCAACTTGAGTGAGCTCATGATGTCGGTCTCAAGCGGCATCATTTGTAGGGTTGCATTTGGGAGAAAGTACGATGAAGAAGGAGCTGAGAGAAGCAGGTTCCATGGGCTTCTAAAGGACTCACAGGCTATGTTGCTTTCTTTTTTTGTCTCGGATTATATTCCGTTCTTGGGGTGGATTGATAAACTCACCGGCTTGTTTGGCCGGCTTGAAAACACTTTCAAGGCCTTGGATGTGTTCTTCCAAGAAGTCATTGACGACCACCTAGATCCAAATAGGGTTAAACAAAATGAAGAAGACGAGGATATTGTCGACGTGTTGCTTGAGCTTAAGAAGCAGGGTCACTTGTCAATAGACCTCACCCATGATCAAATCAAAGCTATCATCTTG GACATACTTGTGGCAGGGACAGACACTACTGCAGCCACATCAGTGTGGGTGATGACCGGATTGATGAAGAACCCAAGAGCAATGGCGAAAGCCCAAGAAGAGATTCGAAATGCGTGTGGCAAGAAGGAGTTCATAGAGGAAGAGGATGTTGAAAAGCTTGTATATCTGCAGGCAGTGATAAAAGAGACACTGAGGTTTTATGCACCAACACCACTGCTACCAAGAGAAGCCATTAGAAGTTTCACAGTAGATGGGTATGAAATAGAAGCAAAGACAATCTTGTATGTGAACGGGTGGGCCATTCAGAGGGACCCTGAAGCTTGGAAAGACCCAGAAGAATTTTGGCCAGAGAGGTTTTTGAAGAGTGGGATAGATTTTAAGGGACATGATTTTGAGTTTATTCCGTTCGGTGCAGGACGTAGAATTTGCCCTGGCATATCACTGGGAATTACATCAGTGGAGCTCATAACTGCAAATCTTCTTAACTCATTCCAATGGGAACTGCCCGCAGGGATGAAACCTGAACACATTGACACTGAGGGGCTGCCAGGGCTTGCCCGACACAAGAAGAATCATCTTTTCGCTTTTGCCAACAAACGTATTTGA